One window of the Rosa rugosa chromosome 3, drRosRugo1.1, whole genome shotgun sequence genome contains the following:
- the LOC133735343 gene encoding monothiol glutaredoxin-S6-like, whose amino-acid sequence MDTITSMVTGKPVVIFSRSTCCMSHSIRSLIAGYGANPTVYELDQIPNGQVIERVLVEQLKCEPSVPVVFIGQQFVGGANQVMTLQLRNQLAPRLLAANAIWVWN is encoded by the coding sequence ATGGATACGATAACAAGCATGGTGACTGGAAAGCCAGTGGTGATCTTCAGCAGGAGCACATGTTGCATGAGCCACTCCATCAGGTCACTGATAGCAGGGTACGGGGCGAATCCAACAGTGTATGAGCTTGATCAAATCCCAAATGGGCAAGTAATAGAGAGGGTACTAGTTGAGCAGCTGAAATGCGAGCCAAGTGTGCCAGTTGTTTTCATAGGCCAACAGTTCGTTGGTGGAGCTAATCAGGTCATGACCCTCCAACTCAGAAACCAGCTTGCGCCCAGGCTCCTAGCGGCCAATGCCATTTGGGTTTGGAACTAG
- the LOC133741108 gene encoding monothiol glutaredoxin-S6-like gives MDTITSMVTGKPVVIFSKSTCCMSHSIMSLIAGYGANPTVYELDQIPNGQVIERVLVEQLKCEPSVPAVFIGQQFVGGANQVMTLQLRNQLAPRLLAANAIWVWNQQ, from the coding sequence ATGGATACGATAACAAGCATGGTGACCGGAAAGCCAGTGGTGATCTTCAGCAAGAGCACATGTTGCATGAGCCACTCCATCATGTCACTGATAGCAGGGTACGGAGCGAATCCAACAGTGTATGAGCTTGATCAAATCCCAAATGGGCAAGTAATAGAGAGAGTACTAGTTGAGCAGCTGAAATGCGAACCAAGTGTGCCAGCTGTTTTCATAGGCCAACAGTTCGTTGGTGGAGCTAATCAGGTCATGACCCTCCAACTCAGAAACCAGCTTGCGCCTAGGCTCCTAGCGGCCAATGCCATTTGGGTCTGGAACCAACAGTAG